One window from the genome of Cumulibacter soli encodes:
- a CDS encoding TetR/AcrR family transcriptional regulator, which produces MPQSAVPDGDVRELSAKAVRTRRRLLDAARIVFEREGFIRARVVDIAEQANVSHGSFYTYFESKQAIFRAVVADFSEQIYLRVSGDDWSHLTVIQRIERGNRQFYDTYLANLRMFELYEEAASYDDEVREYRITGRRRAEGRIRRSIERFQEQGLTPRDLDPHIAASCLVAMATHSYYTWHIREERGFDVDKANKTLTYLWASSLSLKPQPDDDPFYQSLGTTAASG; this is translated from the coding sequence ATGCCGCAGTCGGCGGTCCCTGACGGCGACGTTCGCGAACTCAGCGCCAAGGCGGTGCGGACCCGCCGGCGACTACTGGACGCGGCCAGAATCGTTTTCGAGCGTGAAGGATTCATCAGAGCGCGAGTAGTGGATATCGCCGAACAGGCCAACGTATCTCACGGCAGTTTCTACACCTATTTCGAGTCGAAACAAGCGATCTTTCGCGCGGTCGTCGCCGACTTCAGCGAGCAGATCTACCTCCGGGTATCCGGCGACGACTGGTCGCACCTGACTGTCATTCAACGGATCGAGCGCGGTAACCGTCAGTTCTACGACACCTACCTGGCGAACCTGCGTATGTTCGAACTCTACGAGGAAGCCGCCTCGTACGACGACGAGGTCAGGGAGTACCGCATCACCGGCCGCCGTCGCGCCGAAGGCCGGATCAGGCGGTCTATCGAACGTTTTCAAGAGCAGGGTCTCACTCCGCGTGATCTGGACCCGCACATTGCCGCCAGCTGCCTGGTCGCGATGGCCACCCACAGTTACTACACCTGGCATATCCGTGAAGAACGCGGATTCGACGTGGACAAGGCAAACAAAACCCTGACCTACCTGTGGGCATCCTCGTTGAGCCTCAAGCCGCAGCCCGACGACGATCCGTTCTACCAGTCGCTGGGCACCACTGCTGCGTCGGGCTGA
- a CDS encoding acetate--CoA ligase family protein, translating into MTEMVRSRAGTDIAQALFEPSSIAIVGASSRLGSVSSRPLELLKQHGYQGDIYPVNPRYETLHDLRCYPDLTTIDQPVDLVLSLVPAAATLDVVRDAGRVGASLVIVFASGFAETGEAGAAMQQALLDEAHKSGVRVLGPNCQGSINPAGGVFATFTPAAQRTITGGSSVAYVGQSGAVGGSVLDMATELGLSLDAWAATGNQADIDLVEVAQSLVDGDRIATILLYAEGIADGTRFVNLCKSAQQRQKRLVLLRSGKSAVGKRAAASHTGAMLGDDAALIATAAQYGVLLVDDVDELLAVGTMLSKHRQLRGRRIGVITTSGGAGILLADHCEVHRLAVPELTAGTQQQLAELVPAFGATTNPVDVTAQILNTPTAFEDFAGVCRTVADDPHIDGVAVVLTMVTGDRAVKLAHALVDTVNAGFGKPLWVTWLASPSQTADGRTILRDAGIPVFDATGALALTVARVAPENESNSPDGEVSPNERAAAALEDRIAGRSAVSHLLAALGITTPASFEVTDGAEAERAVTTHGGRRYAFKTASKEIAHKSEIGGVLLDVEPVDARDAYDRITRAVAAHGYDDSTRVQIQQMVPQGVELLIGATVGGDGFPPLITVGSGGTATELYRDVSTRVAPVSDETALQMIQSLQIWPLLDGFRGMPRRDVAAAAAAVSAVSRMIAAFPDEALELEINPLVVAACGEGAIAVDLLIQTAGGAT; encoded by the coding sequence ATGACAGAGATGGTCAGATCGCGCGCCGGCACCGACATCGCGCAAGCGCTCTTCGAGCCGAGTTCGATCGCGATCGTCGGGGCGTCGTCACGACTCGGGTCGGTATCGAGTCGGCCGCTGGAGTTGCTCAAGCAGCACGGGTATCAGGGCGACATCTACCCGGTTAACCCGCGATACGAGACGTTGCACGATCTCCGCTGCTATCCGGACCTCACCACGATCGATCAACCCGTTGATCTGGTGCTCTCACTTGTTCCCGCCGCCGCGACGCTCGACGTGGTGCGCGACGCCGGACGCGTCGGAGCGAGCCTGGTGATCGTGTTCGCTTCAGGCTTTGCCGAAACCGGCGAGGCAGGTGCGGCGATGCAGCAGGCACTGCTCGACGAGGCCCACAAGTCCGGGGTGCGTGTGCTCGGACCGAACTGCCAAGGAAGCATCAATCCCGCCGGTGGTGTGTTCGCGACCTTCACGCCCGCTGCCCAGCGCACCATCACCGGCGGGAGCTCGGTGGCGTACGTCGGGCAGAGCGGCGCGGTCGGCGGGTCTGTGCTGGATATGGCCACCGAACTCGGGCTCTCGCTGGACGCGTGGGCAGCCACCGGCAACCAGGCAGATATCGATCTCGTAGAGGTGGCGCAGTCACTGGTCGACGGGGACCGGATCGCCACGATCCTGCTGTATGCCGAAGGTATTGCCGACGGCACCCGGTTTGTGAATCTGTGCAAATCGGCACAGCAACGCCAGAAACGGCTTGTACTGCTGCGATCGGGAAAATCGGCGGTCGGCAAACGTGCCGCGGCCTCCCACACAGGGGCGATGCTTGGCGACGATGCGGCGCTGATCGCCACGGCCGCACAGTACGGCGTCCTGCTGGTAGATGATGTCGACGAACTCCTTGCGGTCGGCACGATGCTTTCGAAGCACCGGCAGTTGCGCGGTCGCCGAATTGGTGTGATCACCACGTCCGGCGGGGCCGGGATCCTGCTTGCCGACCATTGCGAAGTACACCGGTTGGCGGTGCCTGAGCTGACCGCCGGGACCCAACAGCAGCTTGCCGAACTGGTGCCGGCATTCGGCGCAACCACCAATCCGGTGGATGTCACCGCCCAGATCCTCAACACACCCACCGCCTTCGAGGATTTCGCCGGTGTCTGCCGCACCGTCGCCGACGACCCACACATCGACGGCGTCGCTGTCGTGCTGACCATGGTCACTGGGGATCGCGCGGTGAAGTTGGCGCATGCGTTAGTCGATACCGTAAACGCGGGATTCGGAAAGCCGTTATGGGTCACCTGGCTCGCCAGCCCGAGCCAGACCGCGGACGGTCGCACGATCCTGCGGGATGCGGGAATCCCGGTGTTCGACGCCACGGGAGCACTCGCATTGACTGTGGCGCGAGTAGCCCCCGAGAACGAATCGAACTCGCCGGACGGGGAGGTCTCGCCGAACGAACGGGCGGCGGCCGCGCTCGAGGACCGGATCGCCGGTAGGTCAGCGGTATCGCACCTGCTCGCCGCCCTCGGGATCACCACGCCCGCATCGTTCGAGGTAACCGACGGTGCCGAAGCAGAACGCGCGGTGACGACCCACGGCGGCCGACGGTACGCGTTCAAGACCGCCTCGAAGGAGATCGCACACAAGTCGGAGATCGGCGGTGTGCTGCTCGACGTTGAGCCGGTCGATGCGCGCGACGCCTACGACCGCATCACCCGCGCGGTGGCCGCCCACGGCTACGACGATTCCACCCGGGTACAGATCCAACAGATGGTCCCGCAGGGTGTGGAGTTGCTTATCGGCGCAACTGTCGGCGGGGACGGCTTTCCACCGCTGATCACCGTCGGCAGCGGTGGAACTGCCACCGAGCTCTACCGCGATGTCTCCACCCGCGTGGCTCCGGTATCCGACGAGACCGCACTGCAGATGATCCAGAGCTTGCAGATCTGGCCGCTGCTCGACGGGTTCCGCGGGATGCCGCGACGAGATGTGGCCGCGGCTGCGGCAGCCGTCAGCGCCGTAAGCCGGATGATCGCCGCTTTCCCCGACGAGGCGCTCGAGCTCGAGATCAACCCGCTCGTGGTCGCAGCGTGCGGTGAGGGAGCAATCGCCGTCGACCTGCTGATCCAGACGGCTGGAGGCGCCACCTGA
- a CDS encoding NAD(P)/FAD-dependent oxidoreductase, which translates to MYDVLIVGAGPAGLNAAMVLGRQRRDVLVVDSGTPRNAPAKEMHMFLGRDGTDPADLRADGRAELAAYPSVRIQEGFVHTATGAADDFRAILADGSEVHAKRILLASGLIDHFPNIPGLRERFGSTVRHCPFCHGWESRDQPLAVLGGSTTAAMQARYIADRFSTDVVLTTNGPVDADANVLSSLAIHDIRVDERSIARLDGEGDLRIVYTDGDVLKRVAMFAFPSTTPQSAIGEQLGARLTPGGSVIVDPFGRSSVPGLSAAGDAAQAEVLSGPPSSVIASAGAGASTAMWLEQELFRSSLNITLPA; encoded by the coding sequence ATGTATGACGTCCTCATCGTCGGCGCCGGACCGGCCGGGCTCAACGCCGCGATGGTCCTCGGCCGACAACGTCGCGACGTACTCGTCGTCGACAGCGGTACGCCGCGCAACGCGCCCGCCAAAGAGATGCACATGTTTCTGGGACGCGACGGAACCGACCCTGCCGATCTGCGTGCGGACGGCCGGGCCGAACTTGCGGCGTACCCGAGCGTGCGTATCCAGGAAGGATTCGTGCACACGGCGACCGGAGCGGCAGACGACTTTCGCGCGATCCTCGCCGACGGTTCTGAGGTACACGCGAAGCGCATCCTGCTGGCCTCCGGATTGATTGACCACTTCCCGAATATACCTGGGTTGCGCGAGCGGTTCGGCAGTACCGTCCGGCACTGCCCGTTCTGCCACGGCTGGGAGAGCCGCGATCAGCCGCTCGCCGTGCTCGGCGGTTCAACCACTGCGGCGATGCAGGCCCGCTATATCGCCGATCGGTTTTCCACAGATGTGGTGCTCACAACGAACGGCCCGGTGGACGCCGACGCGAACGTACTCTCTTCCCTCGCCATACATGACATCCGAGTAGACGAGCGGTCGATTGCACGCTTGGACGGTGAAGGCGACCTGCGGATCGTCTACACAGACGGTGATGTGCTCAAGCGCGTCGCGATGTTCGCGTTTCCGTCGACGACGCCGCAAAGCGCTATCGGCGAACAACTCGGCGCGCGGCTGACGCCGGGTGGAAGCGTCATCGTCGATCCGTTCGGCCGCAGTAGCGTTCCCGGACTGAGCGCCGCCGGCGACGCTGCCCAGGCAGAAGTGCTATCCGGTCCACCGTCGTCCGTAATCGCTTCGGCCGGCGCCGGGGCGTCAACCGCGATGTGGCTGGAGCAAGAGCTGTTCCGCAGTTCCCTCAACATCACGCTGCCCGCATAA
- a CDS encoding ATP-binding cassette domain-containing protein, which produces MTAAGRSIRTSQSAGGTHDLTDLRRAPGIRRAFLVLLAAAVAQGVGIAAILPFFHAIADERSVLPALAALLGLWLAWGVLQAVGIALARSHGYALAGPLQQRIGAHVSLVPPGSLSGPAVGTVSRLAVGDVMNLITRPAHLLDPLTCSVVIPVTALTAAAFVEPVLGLCALVLLPLVLAAHRWCGARVERSDNELHEAAAEATAHLIELAELQPVLRSAGRADDPQGRVGQALDEVDRRTRRMLRSAIPGLAGYTVVVQIMTALLVALIGVAALNGWIDAASILVLAVLVVRTGEQLLHAGEHAGASRLAAAAQRRIDDFLATPKLPEPAREPVTTRTATPPAVDRCAARNETRAAEMPQDTQVSSQPTDSPTASGPPPAPDRPLRTNGVAVSLEDVSVVYADGTEALRDLSIDIPAGAIVALVGASGAGKSTIVQLLTRMLDPTSGAVRLDGVDLRDLGSAGVAQLVAPVFQQTYLFDDTLRANIALGRPGATAAEIQAAGRVAGLDEVVARLPSGWDASVGEGGMLLSSGERQRVAIARAVLKRAPLLVLDEFTSVLDARTEAEVIAALAAAVDGSTVVIVTHSPAVIAAADTVITITSPDNATPQLSTQH; this is translated from the coding sequence ATGACCGCGGCCGGCCGATCGATCCGAACCTCGCAATCTGCCGGCGGGACTCACGATCTGACTGACCTACGCCGCGCGCCGGGGATACGGCGCGCCTTCCTGGTTCTGCTCGCCGCGGCCGTGGCGCAGGGTGTCGGGATCGCCGCCATACTGCCGTTCTTTCACGCAATCGCCGATGAGCGATCCGTCTTACCAGCGCTCGCGGCATTGCTCGGGTTATGGCTTGCCTGGGGCGTTCTGCAAGCGGTCGGAATCGCTCTCGCGCGATCGCACGGTTACGCGCTTGCCGGACCACTGCAGCAACGGATCGGCGCACACGTCTCGCTGGTCCCGCCTGGTTCGCTGAGCGGCCCCGCCGTCGGCACGGTCAGCAGACTCGCCGTCGGAGATGTGATGAACCTGATTACTCGGCCCGCGCACCTACTGGATCCGCTGACCTGCTCGGTCGTTATTCCAGTGACCGCGCTGACCGCGGCTGCGTTCGTCGAACCTGTCCTCGGCCTCTGCGCCCTGGTCTTGTTGCCGCTGGTTCTGGCGGCGCATCGGTGGTGCGGCGCTCGGGTCGAACGCAGCGATAACGAACTACATGAGGCCGCAGCAGAGGCCACCGCCCACCTCATCGAGCTGGCCGAACTGCAGCCGGTACTGCGCTCGGCCGGGCGTGCGGACGATCCACAAGGGCGAGTCGGCCAGGCCTTGGATGAGGTCGACCGACGGACTCGCCGCATGCTGCGCAGTGCGATCCCCGGCCTAGCCGGTTACACCGTCGTCGTGCAGATCATGACCGCCCTGCTCGTCGCACTCATCGGCGTGGCCGCGCTGAACGGGTGGATAGACGCCGCCAGCATTCTGGTACTCGCGGTGTTGGTGGTGCGGACCGGCGAGCAATTACTCCACGCTGGCGAACACGCGGGTGCCAGCCGCTTAGCTGCTGCCGCACAGCGCCGCATCGACGACTTCCTCGCAACACCGAAACTCCCCGAGCCCGCCCGAGAGCCGGTCACCACCCGAACCGCGACGCCACCAGCGGTCGACCGATGCGCAGCGAGGAACGAGACACGCGCAGCGGAGATGCCGCAGGACACTCAAGTCAGCAGCCAACCCACCGACTCACCGACAGCCTCCGGCCCACCACCAGCACCCGACAGGCCGCTACGAACCAACGGCGTCGCGGTGTCGTTGGAGGACGTGTCCGTGGTGTACGCCGACGGCACCGAGGCATTGCGCGATCTCAGCATCGACATCCCGGCCGGGGCGATCGTTGCGTTGGTCGGGGCCTCCGGCGCCGGCAAGAGCACGATCGTGCAGTTGCTAACCCGAATGCTGGATCCAACTTCTGGGGCCGTACGACTCGACGGCGTCGATCTGCGCGACTTGGGTAGCGCCGGCGTCGCGCAACTGGTGGCTCCTGTATTTCAACAGACCTACCTGTTCGACGACACCCTCCGCGCGAATATTGCTCTCGGCCGACCAGGAGCAACCGCCGCTGAGATCCAGGCGGCCGGGCGAGTCGCCGGACTCGACGAGGTCGTTGCGCGGCTACCCAGCGGATGGGACGCCTCGGTCGGTGAAGGCGGCATGTTGCTGTCCTCTGGCGAGCGACAGCGAGTCGCGATCGCGCGTGCGGTACTCAAACGGGCCCCGCTGCTGGTACTCGACGAATTCACCTCCGTACTGGATGCGCGGACCGAAGCCGAGGTCATAGCGGCGCTCGCGGCAGCCGTCGACGGATCAACCGTCGTGATCGTCACCCACAGCCCCGCGGTGATCGCCGCCGCCGACACCGTCATCACCATTACAAGTCCCGATAACGCCACACCCCAACTTTCCACACAGCATTAA
- a CDS encoding ABC transporter ATP-binding protein: MTSSALSQRPGTARSQLLTGVRCRLLCAIGVHAIATVAGVLPLLALIELARAVDSGRTEDLTAWIALGIGAAVSRALVLPVAFTLSHRADADLQQSLRRRITNHLSKLPLRYFDDASSASIKRVASDDVGALHHLIGHALLDITALAVAPIAVIIILLITAPVLAPVALIPVIAGIWLNRRSLARIGATMPTYQRAVGELDAASTELVRAIASVRLYGGENRVHSRFDEARIGYAGFIHQWARDLTGALTRNHLAFSPLTSMAVVASLGAALWAWGITDWVSVAAAVLLSPALGAPFLPLGFALQDVMRGRAALARIAAFLNLPTIRNSAVLPAPTAGQQVTIHIEDVGVAYGEHQAVAGVSMTLQPGTVTALVGRSGSGKSTIAQVVAGLRPASSGRVLLDRTDYVDLDESDIVARVAWVPPDPRLLRASVGENISLAMPSASPDQIERAARSAHIHDRILELPAGYDTMLGDGTELSGGQAQRVCLARALLAQRPVLVLDEATSALDGDTQNDVLASLADAQSGRTVLIVAHRLRTVRDADEIVVLERGQILERGTHDDLLAASGHYWRLWNEQQAVVA; the protein is encoded by the coding sequence ATGACGTCGTCCGCTCTCTCACAGCGCCCCGGCACGGCACGCTCGCAACTCCTCACCGGCGTGCGATGCCGACTGCTCTGCGCGATCGGGGTTCACGCGATCGCGACCGTCGCCGGCGTACTTCCGCTTCTGGCGTTGATCGAGCTCGCGCGCGCCGTCGACTCGGGACGCACCGAGGACCTGACTGCGTGGATTGCGCTCGGGATCGGCGCTGCAGTGTCACGCGCACTCGTGTTACCCGTGGCGTTCACCCTCAGTCACCGCGCCGACGCCGATCTACAGCAATCCTTACGTCGCCGGATCACCAATCACCTCAGCAAACTCCCGTTGCGATACTTCGACGACGCGTCCTCAGCCAGCATCAAACGGGTCGCCTCAGACGACGTCGGTGCGTTGCATCACCTCATCGGGCATGCCTTGTTGGACATCACCGCGCTCGCGGTTGCGCCCATCGCGGTCATCATCATCCTGCTGATCACTGCACCCGTACTCGCTCCGGTGGCGTTGATTCCCGTCATAGCGGGCATCTGGCTAAACCGACGGTCCTTGGCACGCATTGGGGCCACGATGCCGACGTACCAGCGGGCGGTCGGTGAGTTGGACGCCGCGTCAACCGAACTGGTCCGCGCGATCGCCTCCGTCCGCCTGTACGGAGGCGAAAACCGTGTGCACTCCCGATTCGATGAGGCGCGCATCGGTTATGCGGGGTTCATCCACCAATGGGCACGAGATCTGACCGGCGCACTTACCCGCAACCACCTCGCGTTCAGCCCGTTGACGTCGATGGCCGTGGTCGCCTCACTCGGCGCCGCATTGTGGGCGTGGGGCATCACCGACTGGGTCTCCGTCGCGGCGGCCGTCCTACTCTCCCCGGCCCTCGGCGCTCCGTTCTTACCGCTCGGGTTCGCGCTCCAGGACGTGATGCGGGGCCGCGCGGCGTTGGCGAGGATTGCCGCTTTCCTGAATCTACCTACGATCCGCAACTCTGCGGTGCTGCCAGCGCCCACGGCCGGCCAGCAAGTCACCATACATATCGAGGATGTCGGCGTCGCGTACGGCGAGCACCAGGCTGTCGCCGGAGTCAGCATGACCCTTCAGCCCGGAACGGTCACCGCGCTCGTGGGGCGCTCAGGATCGGGCAAGTCGACCATCGCGCAGGTCGTCGCGGGCCTCCGGCCGGCATCCTCGGGGCGAGTGCTGCTCGATCGGACCGACTATGTCGATCTCGACGAATCGGACATCGTCGCGCGCGTGGCCTGGGTTCCACCCGATCCCCGTTTGCTGCGAGCTTCCGTCGGCGAGAACATCTCTCTGGCGATGCCGAGCGCTTCGCCAGATCAGATCGAGCGGGCCGCACGCTCGGCACACATCCACGATCGGATCCTCGAGTTGCCCGCCGGCTACGACACCATGCTCGGCGACGGTACCGAACTGTCCGGGGGGCAGGCGCAACGGGTGTGCCTGGCTCGCGCGCTCCTGGCGCAGCGGCCCGTCCTCGTGCTGGACGAGGCGACGTCGGCGCTCGATGGGGATACCCAAAACGACGTGCTTGCCTCTCTAGCTGATGCTCAGTCCGGGCGCACGGTGCTGATCGTTGCCCATCGGCTACGCACCGTGCGCGACGCTGACGAAATCGTCGTACTAGAGCGCGGACAGATCCTCGAGCGAGGAACGCATGACGATTTGCTCGCGGCATCGGGGCACTACTGGCGTCTGTGGAATGAGCAGCAGGCGGTGGTCGCGTGA
- a CDS encoding TetR/AcrR family transcriptional regulator translates to MSQSPSPYADDRVLSAKAVRTRRRLLDAARKVFERDGFLKARVVDIAKEASVSHGSFYTYYESKQQIFRAVVADFTQLYVYDLGRHSDELTPIQQVEAGNRKFYQTYLANRRMFELYEEAASYDTEVREHRIAGRKNAEGGVRKAIERFQSLGLTPADLDAEIAASCLAAMATHSFYSWHIREERGYDTELALRTMTYLWAASLGLRAEPEDDAFYQSLARPAPATRTRKKRTPAS, encoded by the coding sequence ATGTCCCAGTCGCCCAGCCCTTACGCCGACGACCGCGTGCTCAGTGCTAAGGCGGTCCGAACGCGTCGTCGGCTGCTCGACGCCGCCAGAAAAGTCTTCGAGCGTGATGGGTTCTTGAAAGCCCGGGTTGTCGACATCGCCAAGGAGGCGTCGGTGTCCCACGGCAGCTTCTACACGTACTACGAGTCCAAGCAGCAGATTTTCCGCGCGGTGGTTGCCGACTTCACCCAACTCTACGTGTACGACCTGGGCAGACATTCCGACGAGTTGACGCCGATTCAGCAGGTCGAGGCCGGGAACCGAAAGTTCTACCAGACGTACCTCGCAAATCGACGGATGTTCGAGTTGTACGAGGAAGCTGCCTCGTACGACACCGAAGTGCGCGAGCACCGAATCGCCGGACGCAAGAACGCCGAAGGCGGCGTGCGTAAGGCGATCGAGCGGTTCCAAAGCCTGGGACTCACGCCCGCTGACCTGGACGCGGAGATCGCGGCCAGCTGCTTGGCAGCCATGGCGACACACAGCTTCTACTCCTGGCATATCCGCGAAGAGCGCGGCTATGACACCGAGCTTGCGTTACGAACCATGACCTACCTGTGGGCGGCGAGCCTCGGACTGCGCGCGGAGCCGGAGGACGACGCCTTCTATCAATCCCTGGCGAGGCCGGCACCGGCGACCCGCACGCGAAAAAAGCGCACCCCCGCCAGTTGA